In a genomic window of Treponema primitia ZAS-1:
- a CDS encoding flagellar assembly lytic transglycosylase — MSPRFLSIIIVSFFGLVSCGADNTVLGINRDEAAQKLRNGDITFILDSPPDTMGELARIHVSAPYYAGLLLKAQDTETDALLATKFPVQEAALFEAALDGKGRVQREAARELLRFILEWDAVSVRSFLDRLESKVRLKAQPAILTLRAACLYRLGRFAELVTLYRDTANLEAWDRAFILLSAFKSGSGDSEALSDFLLNQNSEASGEAALAQHWALGEIGDRLVDAIGSARVEAVAGHFSISRLAYGEGLVHFRKTLELEEGLFVQYPALLGDLGRAFLYGSAPAEGMDLFLDWNKRKDLDIPELRYRILYYMGRIQRQLGHYSQGSDYFAQAMDYAADPLQADVCIWYILSMSLQEQPGETASLISRWLPRWNQDGYFSDILDRLARYLVVKRRWNTLAEVFALLENRSDGGSIAKYAYILGRAVSEGLMPDAPKSAEEYFRIALNQGNASFYYRAMAASRLGVNTVPGLSDQSAVDQGSNATSDDLEFLLGFFEYGAAHLAFTYLQTDAERFSPEELRTLAAAFAKAERWGESIRVVSFYTDREHYGMNRRDMELYYPRAFGDLAESHARDADIPPELLFGLIRTESAFVPEIHSSAGAVGLTQLMSATAKDMAGRISRQGGPDYAEDGEIHLEDPAANIHLGAVYLRYLMDRTESPMLALLAYNGGIGRIRRWRNAEPKLPGDLFLETIEYNETREYARKVLAAAAAYGYLYYGMTMEEVIADIYR, encoded by the coding sequence TTGTCACCCCGGTTTTTATCTATTATCATCGTCTCCTTCTTTGGTCTCGTATCATGTGGCGCCGATAACACAGTTTTGGGTATAAACCGGGACGAGGCGGCGCAAAAACTGCGGAATGGGGATATCACCTTCATCCTTGATAGTCCCCCGGACACGATGGGGGAGCTTGCCCGTATCCACGTTTCAGCGCCCTATTACGCCGGGTTATTGCTTAAGGCCCAGGATACGGAGACCGATGCGCTGCTTGCAACGAAGTTTCCCGTACAGGAAGCGGCGCTGTTCGAGGCGGCGCTGGACGGGAAGGGGAGGGTCCAGCGGGAAGCTGCCCGGGAACTGCTGCGGTTCATCCTGGAGTGGGACGCCGTTTCGGTCCGTTCTTTCCTGGATCGCCTGGAATCCAAGGTACGGCTAAAAGCCCAGCCGGCTATTCTGACCCTCAGGGCCGCCTGCCTCTACCGCCTGGGCCGCTTTGCAGAACTTGTTACCCTGTATAGAGATACGGCTAATCTCGAAGCCTGGGACCGCGCCTTCATCCTCCTCTCTGCCTTCAAATCGGGCTCCGGAGATTCCGAAGCGTTATCAGATTTTTTGCTAAACCAAAACTCCGAGGCTTCCGGGGAAGCTGCCCTTGCGCAGCATTGGGCTCTGGGAGAAATAGGCGACCGGCTTGTGGATGCGATAGGTTCCGCCCGGGTAGAGGCAGTGGCGGGTCATTTTTCCATAAGCCGCTTGGCCTACGGTGAGGGGCTGGTCCATTTCCGGAAGACCCTGGAACTGGAGGAGGGGCTTTTCGTTCAGTACCCCGCTTTGCTGGGGGATCTGGGCCGGGCATTTCTGTACGGCTCCGCCCCGGCCGAGGGGATGGATCTGTTCCTGGACTGGAATAAGCGTAAGGACCTGGACATCCCGGAGTTACGGTACCGCATTCTCTACTATATGGGTAGAATCCAGCGCCAACTGGGCCATTATTCCCAGGGGTCGGACTATTTTGCCCAGGCCATGGACTATGCCGCCGATCCGCTTCAGGCTGATGTCTGTATCTGGTATATCCTCAGCATGAGTCTTCAGGAACAGCCCGGGGAAACCGCCTCCCTTATAAGCCGGTGGCTGCCCAGGTGGAATCAGGACGGCTATTTTTCCGACATCCTGGATCGCCTGGCCCGGTATCTTGTGGTTAAGCGCCGCTGGAACACCCTTGCGGAGGTATTTGCCCTTCTCGAAAACCGCTCCGACGGGGGAAGTATCGCAAAATACGCCTATATCCTGGGCCGGGCCGTCTCCGAAGGCCTTATGCCCGACGCTCCCAAGTCTGCGGAGGAGTACTTCCGAATCGCCCTGAACCAGGGGAACGCTTCCTTTTATTACCGGGCCATGGCCGCTTCCCGGCTGGGGGTGAATACCGTGCCCGGGCTGTCGGACCAAAGCGCTGTAGACCAGGGATCCAATGCTACGTCCGATGACTTGGAATTCCTTCTTGGCTTTTTTGAGTACGGCGCCGCTCACCTTGCCTTTACCTATCTGCAAACTGATGCGGAAAGGTTCAGCCCCGAAGAACTGCGGACCCTGGCCGCCGCCTTTGCCAAGGCGGAACGCTGGGGTGAATCCATACGGGTGGTTTCCTTCTATACGGACCGGGAGCATTATGGGATGAACCGGCGGGATATGGAGCTCTACTATCCCCGCGCCTTTGGGGATTTGGCGGAGAGCCATGCCCGGGATGCGGATATCCCCCCGGAGCTCCTCTTTGGGCTTATCCGTACCGAAAGCGCCTTTGTCCCGGAAATTCATTCCTCAGCCGGAGCAGTGGGGCTGACCCAGCTCATGTCCGCCACCGCCAAGGACATGGCGGGCCGGATTAGCCGACAGGGGGGCCCCGATTACGCCGAGGACGGGGAGATACACCTGGAGGACCCGGCGGCAAACATTCACCTGGGGGCGGTGTACCTCCGCTACCTCATGGACCGTACCGAAAGCCCCATGCTTGCCCTGCTGGCCTATAACGGCGGCATAGGCCGGATCCGCCGTTGGCGTAACGCCGAGCCGAAACTGCCCGGGGACCTATTCCTGGAAACCATTGAATACAACGAAACCCGGGAATACGCCCGGAAAGTCCTGGCCGCCGCCGCTGCCTACGGATATCTGTATTATGGTATGACGATGGAAGAAGTTATTGCCGATATCTATAGATAG
- a CDS encoding Hsp70 family protein, which yields MASTIGIKVANGEFYPIMEENSSIKKRLILTTVHDNQKSVQIDLYNSFAKTMADALYVGSLVVENLKPRPKGEPSIEMVLASNAAGEISADAVDLDTSVNGEKQHLSVSLTSMEEDGMDEEIPEFELDSSEHPPRGLYDKASSLHNNGEKKSVPWGLAAVAVVLLLVVCGVVYFFFFNNTGIAIRTGGRSRTAVSVPPEPTPAAKPAPVASAPAVQTPAPSTPAVTPAPAEQTTPPPPASPAPASPAPAVPVISASQQQPKAAAPGAAPRAARTRTPAPVASYKVPQTIPRNGAPYKIRWGDTLWDISEAFYRNPWLYPRIARFNNIRNPDRIISGTTIRIPPRN from the coding sequence ATGGCGTCAACTATTGGTATTAAGGTCGCAAATGGTGAGTTTTATCCCATTATGGAGGAAAATTCATCGATCAAAAAACGGCTTATTCTTACCACCGTTCATGATAATCAGAAGAGTGTTCAGATAGATCTCTACAATAGTTTTGCCAAGACCATGGCCGATGCCCTGTATGTCGGTAGCCTTGTGGTGGAGAATCTAAAACCCCGGCCCAAGGGGGAGCCCTCCATAGAGATGGTTCTCGCTTCTAACGCTGCGGGGGAAATTTCCGCGGACGCCGTGGACCTGGATACCTCCGTAAACGGCGAAAAACAGCACCTGAGTGTTTCCCTTACTTCTATGGAAGAAGATGGGATGGACGAGGAAATTCCCGAATTTGAACTGGATTCCAGCGAACATCCTCCCCGGGGGCTCTATGATAAAGCATCTTCCCTACACAACAATGGTGAAAAAAAGAGCGTTCCCTGGGGTTTGGCGGCAGTTGCCGTTGTACTTCTCCTGGTGGTCTGCGGTGTGGTCTATTTTTTCTTCTTTAACAATACGGGCATAGCGATTCGGACCGGCGGCCGGAGCCGTACGGCGGTTTCGGTGCCCCCAGAGCCCACCCCGGCGGCGAAACCTGCTCCGGTAGCGTCCGCCCCAGCAGTGCAAACCCCGGCGCCTTCTACCCCTGCGGTAACGCCCGCTCCGGCGGAGCAAACCACGCCTCCGCCCCCGGCAAGCCCGGCCCCGGCAAGCCCAGCCCCGGCGGTACCGGTTATCTCCGCTTCCCAGCAGCAGCCCAAAGCTGCAGCCCCCGGAGCAGCACCCCGGGCTGCCCGGACCCGAACCCCGGCGCCGGTAGCTTCGTATAAGGTTCCCCAGACAATTCCCAGAAATGGAGCGCCCTATAAAATACGCTGGGGTGATACACTATGGGATATTTCGGAGGCATTCTATCGCAATCCCTGGTTGTATCCCCGTATCGCTCGGTTTAATAATATTCGGAATCCGGATCGTATTATTTCAGGAACCACCATCAGGATTCCTCCAAGAAATTAA
- a CDS encoding tetratricopeptide repeat protein: MGGFIPILAAVVVLILGVFIAITIMGRSKGIGDDGSGKKSKGRDAILKDVNKRLAQNPHDLQALTALGNLYYKEEAWDDAYKTYEILMEIAPGHQDANLFEINLHYGISALKKGLQNEAYKGLSAARALKQDNFEVNFNLGVLEFQKKSYEKAIQLLQQARTQDPENPAALRYLGHAFFKLKKYREAMNFIRKAIEIAPDDKESLYTLAECYYDANQVDQALKIFSHLRPDPVMGPKASLFAGTINMNQHQEEKAILDFEIGLKHQSIKPDVLLELKYRLATLFLKRQEIGKALVHLKDIQSINASYKDVNILIGKYQELNANKNLQIFLMAPSADFVALCRKVVMSFYTKAKTKITNIAVNKNEWADILADVDTSKWSDTVMFRFIRTPGSIGELIMRDFHSHLKDAKAGKGICITVGTFSDEAKRFTEARLIDLIEKDRLSAILNNVDAKAAAAAPAKKK, encoded by the coding sequence ATGGGTGGATTCATTCCTATTCTGGCCGCTGTGGTGGTGCTTATCCTCGGTGTTTTCATTGCCATAACGATTATGGGTCGTTCTAAAGGTATAGGAGACGACGGCAGCGGAAAGAAATCAAAGGGCAGGGATGCCATCTTAAAGGATGTCAATAAACGCCTAGCCCAAAATCCCCATGATCTCCAGGCCCTGACAGCCCTGGGGAACCTGTATTACAAAGAAGAAGCCTGGGATGACGCCTATAAGACCTATGAGATACTGATGGAAATTGCCCCGGGACACCAGGATGCCAATCTATTTGAAATAAACCTCCATTACGGAATTTCCGCCCTGAAAAAGGGCTTGCAGAATGAGGCTTACAAGGGTCTTTCCGCCGCCCGAGCCCTTAAGCAGGATAATTTTGAGGTCAACTTTAACCTGGGGGTTCTGGAATTCCAGAAAAAGAGTTACGAGAAGGCCATACAACTGCTCCAGCAAGCCCGGACCCAGGATCCGGAAAACCCGGCCGCCCTGCGCTACCTGGGACATGCCTTTTTTAAGCTTAAAAAATACCGGGAAGCCATGAATTTTATCCGCAAGGCCATCGAAATTGCCCCGGATGATAAGGAATCCCTCTATACTTTGGCGGAATGTTACTACGATGCGAACCAGGTTGATCAGGCCCTGAAGATTTTCAGCCACCTGCGGCCCGACCCGGTGATGGGTCCCAAGGCCAGCCTCTTTGCGGGGACCATTAACATGAACCAGCACCAGGAAGAGAAGGCCATCCTGGACTTTGAGATTGGGCTGAAACATCAGAGTATCAAACCGGATGTTTTACTGGAATTAAAGTACCGTCTGGCTACCCTGTTTCTTAAGCGGCAGGAAATCGGTAAGGCCCTGGTCCACCTTAAGGATATTCAGAGTATCAACGCTTCCTATAAGGATGTGAACATCCTCATCGGAAAATACCAGGAACTCAACGCAAACAAAAACCTGCAGATCTTCCTCATGGCCCCATCGGCGGATTTTGTCGCACTCTGCAGGAAGGTGGTGATGAGTTTTTATACCAAGGCCAAAACAAAGATCACCAATATTGCGGTAAATAAGAACGAATGGGCGGATATTCTTGCGGATGTTGACACCTCTAAGTGGTCCGACACGGTGATGTTCCGTTTTATCAGAACCCCGGGCTCCATCGGGGAACTTATCATGCGGGATTTCCACTCCCACCTCAAGGATGCAAAGGCCGGCAAGGGTATCTGTATCACCGTGGGGACCTTTTCCGATGAGGCCAAACGATTTACCGAAGCCCGGCTCATCGACCTTATCGAGAAGGACCGGCTCTCTGCGATACTGAACAATGTGGATGCCAAAGCCGCTGCCGCAGCTCCGGCAAAAAAGAAATAA
- a CDS encoding ankyrin repeat domain-containing protein: MMNTNSANWSSHLIRFFPGLGIVLSLLTSCATPPPPPPPPLVEEIVNDDVWTLLENGEFGAAQKFFVGQTRIDSTDLKGRTPLHIAAEARNPEMTAFFIAQGAKVDLLDRENHTPLSVAVEKRDSASARLLIEAGANIHHPQPKRQTPAVASIAIGGDFLKTVLTPTSLKAVDTNGRTMLHLAAIAGNASSVEIIIDAESNLKTADKDGKTALDLALEEVNSKDHFDVAEKLILAGAFSENPIYNHLAPAVRASNYNTRIGDGIAPLHFAAGEGYTGMAQYLLDKNVDINVKNAAGTTPLHEAARSGNLIIMDLLLQRGADVNAQDAKGNTPMHIGTPLASHMGALSMLLLNGADPNLRDEHGESPLHILISLNRTPETIETILKGGADVSIRNVEGKTPLYLAVQENRVDSIGILLKYKSDLFAADNEGVTPFELALRDNSPVLPALITEETVLQSDSTGNTALHIGVKVHADTDILAIILDRKALVNARNKAGDTSLHIAVREDLQEAGELLIARGADIFANNANGESPLYLSFPEKIPPGKVREWILNSTTVRARDGAGNSILHYAAQWKLDTHIPLIVQKGVNPDVPNAMGEPPLFMAVKVDSRNTVLALLAAGAHIETRDFQGNSCLHAAVRWNAVNAAQTLISKAANVNAHALNGKTPLHDSIRWGIIQMETLLISNGADLEVRDTEGNTPFMEAILAGYRASAERLAEIGADPNTRNNRGDTPLHIAAAQDRVDMVTLLLGWGAKIHAKNIMEKTPFQVALATSPRMVSALLTREWIGVPDDNGHSPLHIAILSNASVEILKTIIDMGGRVSAIDADGKTPLRLALEKDKWDQAKLLADAGSNVFTVAGDGKSPAEIAITKGREAINATFSGRAIAARDPTGNTILHYAAHTGTPDLVSLLIDLGANKTIRNISSESPGDVALKWRRSDIAALLNS; encoded by the coding sequence ATGATGAATACGAATAGCGCCAATTGGAGTTCTCATTTAATACGGTTCTTCCCCGGGCTGGGTATTGTCCTTTCCCTGCTTACATCCTGCGCCACCCCTCCACCACCCCCTCCCCCGCCGCTGGTGGAGGAAATTGTCAATGACGATGTCTGGACCCTGCTGGAAAACGGCGAATTCGGCGCCGCTCAAAAGTTTTTTGTGGGACAGACCCGGATCGATTCTACGGATCTCAAGGGCCGCACCCCACTGCATATCGCAGCGGAAGCCCGGAACCCGGAAATGACGGCCTTCTTTATTGCCCAGGGCGCTAAAGTAGATTTACTGGACCGTGAAAATCATACTCCCCTTTCTGTGGCCGTGGAGAAACGGGACAGCGCAAGCGCCCGTCTGCTCATTGAAGCCGGCGCCAATATTCATCATCCCCAGCCGAAGCGGCAAACCCCTGCGGTGGCGTCCATCGCCATAGGGGGCGATTTCCTGAAAACAGTATTGACCCCCACCTCACTTAAGGCGGTGGATACCAACGGCAGAACCATGCTGCACCTGGCGGCCATAGCGGGAAATGCATCCTCCGTAGAGATCATCATTGATGCGGAGAGTAATCTTAAAACTGCGGATAAGGACGGAAAAACCGCCCTGGACCTTGCCTTAGAAGAGGTAAACTCTAAAGACCATTTTGATGTGGCGGAAAAACTCATCCTGGCGGGCGCTTTCTCGGAGAACCCCATCTATAACCACCTTGCCCCGGCGGTACGGGCCTCAAACTACAACACCCGTATCGGTGACGGCATTGCTCCCCTGCACTTTGCTGCGGGAGAAGGCTATACCGGGATGGCCCAATACCTCCTGGATAAAAATGTAGATATCAATGTTAAGAACGCTGCGGGAACCACCCCCCTCCACGAAGCGGCCCGATCGGGAAATCTTATCATCATGGATCTCCTCCTCCAGCGGGGTGCGGATGTAAACGCCCAGGATGCCAAGGGAAATACCCCCATGCACATCGGGACCCCCCTGGCAAGCCACATGGGAGCCCTGTCCATGCTCCTCCTCAACGGGGCGGACCCGAATCTTCGGGATGAGCACGGCGAATCTCCCCTGCATATATTGATATCCCTGAACCGGACGCCGGAAACAATCGAAACGATTTTAAAAGGCGGAGCGGATGTATCCATCAGAAACGTTGAAGGAAAGACCCCGCTTTACCTTGCGGTCCAGGAAAACCGCGTTGACAGTATTGGTATCCTCCTCAAGTATAAGTCGGATCTCTTTGCGGCGGATAACGAAGGTGTTACCCCCTTTGAATTAGCCCTGCGGGACAACAGCCCGGTGCTGCCCGCCCTGATTACCGAAGAAACGGTGCTTCAAAGCGACAGTACCGGGAACACCGCCCTGCATATCGGGGTGAAGGTCCACGCGGATACGGACATCCTGGCCATCATTCTGGATAGAAAAGCCCTGGTCAATGCCCGGAATAAGGCGGGGGATACCAGCCTTCATATAGCGGTTAGGGAAGATCTGCAGGAAGCAGGAGAACTGCTTATTGCCCGGGGAGCGGATATCTTTGCCAATAACGCGAACGGGGAAAGTCCCCTCTACCTGAGCTTCCCTGAAAAAATACCCCCGGGGAAAGTCCGGGAGTGGATACTCAATTCCACCACCGTCCGGGCCCGGGATGGGGCGGGGAATTCGATACTCCACTATGCCGCCCAGTGGAAACTGGACACCCATATCCCCCTGATCGTGCAGAAGGGTGTAAACCCCGATGTCCCCAACGCCATGGGGGAACCGCCCCTGTTTATGGCGGTTAAGGTAGATTCCCGCAACACCGTTCTCGCCCTGCTTGCGGCGGGGGCCCATATTGAAACCCGGGATTTCCAGGGAAACAGCTGTCTCCACGCAGCGGTACGGTGGAATGCGGTGAATGCGGCCCAGACGCTTATCAGTAAAGCTGCGAACGTCAACGCCCATGCCCTGAACGGGAAGACCCCCCTCCACGATTCCATACGCTGGGGCATAATCCAGATGGAAACCCTGCTCATCAGCAACGGTGCGGACCTGGAAGTCCGTGATACCGAAGGGAACACCCCCTTCATGGAAGCGATACTCGCCGGCTACCGCGCATCGGCGGAACGGCTTGCCGAAATTGGGGCGGACCCCAATACCCGGAACAACCGGGGAGATACTCCCCTGCATATTGCCGCCGCCCAGGACCGGGTCGACATGGTCACCCTCCTCCTCGGCTGGGGCGCCAAGATCCACGCAAAAAATATTATGGAGAAGACCCCCTTCCAGGTCGCCCTGGCAACTTCCCCCCGGATGGTTTCCGCCCTGCTCACCAGGGAATGGATCGGTGTGCCGGATGACAACGGCCACTCGCCCCTGCATATCGCCATCCTGTCAAACGCTTCGGTGGAAATACTAAAAACCATCATTGATATGGGTGGGCGGGTTTCGGCCATTGACGCCGACGGGAAGACCCCCCTCAGGCTGGCCCTGGAAAAAGATAAGTGGGACCAGGCCAAACTCCTGGCCGATGCGGGGTCCAACGTCTTTACCGTGGCCGGTGACGGGAAGAGCCCCGCAGAAATCGCCATTACCAAAGGACGGGAAGCAATAAACGCCACCTTTAGCGGCAGGGCTATCGCCGCCCGGGACCCCACGGGAAACACCATTCTGCACTACGCCGCCCACACGGGTACACCGGATCTGGTTTCCCTGCTCATCGATCTGGGGGCGAATAAAACTATCAGGAATATTTCCTCCGAAAGCCCGGGGGATGTGGCGCTGAAATGGCGTCGGTCGGATATCGCAGCGTTACTGAATAGTTAG
- a CDS encoding DinB family protein: MKQIFLTHAKYLQDKDKKIVALLDTLSNDDREKDRGGYYKSLSELFRHIAGAQGIFLGALQSSLPADYKAKSLSLPDAKALPEGVLTETQWKEIKAFSERANQALVDILNSLSDGDLKIQTKWFTGDMVPLSYVLSQLLVHTVHHQGAISQILDEMKIDNDFSGISARFL, translated from the coding sequence ATGAAACAGATTTTTCTAACCCATGCGAAATACCTTCAGGATAAGGACAAGAAAATTGTTGCACTGCTGGACACGCTTTCCAATGATGACCGGGAAAAGGACCGGGGAGGCTACTACAAGAGCCTTTCCGAGCTTTTCCGGCACATAGCCGGGGCCCAGGGCATCTTCCTGGGGGCCCTGCAATCATCCCTGCCCGCTGACTACAAGGCGAAATCGCTGTCCCTGCCTGATGCCAAAGCGCTTCCCGAGGGTGTGTTAACCGAAACCCAGTGGAAGGAAATCAAGGCTTTCAGCGAAAGGGCAAACCAGGCGCTGGTCGATATTCTTAACTCCCTCAGTGATGGGGATCTGAAAATTCAGACCAAGTGGTTCACCGGCGACATGGTTCCCCTGTCCTACGTGCTGAGCCAGCTCCTGGTACATACGGTGCATCACCAGGGAGCGATATCCCAGATACTGGATGAGATGAAGATCGACAACGACTTCTCCGGTATAAGCGCACGGTTTTTGTAA
- a CDS encoding helix-turn-helix domain-containing protein — MLVVVKMPPTEFIMQGAIPEKYLSLLKSDFGSNAVIEEDDENKLVPVTEMDWYKEMKAEETPGDTLRFYRRLHKMTQPDLAEKLGVSKQKISNMEHNLKPISRKTAYQLSEIFGIKPGRFI, encoded by the coding sequence ATGTTGGTAGTCGTGAAAATGCCCCCTACTGAGTTTATCATGCAGGGCGCTATTCCGGAAAAATATCTTTCCCTTTTAAAAAGCGATTTTGGTTCCAATGCGGTTATTGAGGAAGATGACGAAAATAAGCTGGTTCCGGTAACCGAAATGGACTGGTATAAAGAAATGAAGGCTGAAGAAACACCGGGGGATACCCTGCGTTTTTACCGGAGGCTGCACAAGATGACCCAGCCGGACTTGGCGGAAAAATTAGGGGTATCCAAACAAAAGATTTCAAACATGGAACATAATTTAAAACCGATTAGCCGTAAAACGGCGTATCAACTTTCTGAAATTTTTGGTATCAAACCCGGACGCTTTATTTAG
- a CDS encoding TetR/AcrR family transcriptional regulator has protein sequence MDEIQNTREHLMDTALALFALRGYEAAGVQEIVTQAGITKPTLYYYFGSKQGLLEAIVTDYGAALLESTRNAAAYNHDLVMNLTGIFRLTIKFAGDKPDFYRLMMSLFSAPPETEAFSAGKELRRNLAGALEELFSAAAKDHGNMKGRQKIYAETFMGLLETFSVLTINNEIKLTDHLSFRIVHQYMHGIFS, from the coding sequence ATGGATGAGATTCAGAATACCAGGGAACATTTGATGGATACCGCTCTCGCTCTTTTTGCCCTTCGGGGATACGAAGCGGCGGGGGTCCAGGAGATTGTTACCCAGGCGGGGATTACTAAGCCCACGCTGTACTATTACTTTGGGAGCAAACAGGGGCTGCTGGAGGCTATTGTGACGGATTATGGCGCCGCACTTTTGGAAAGTACCCGAAACGCGGCGGCATACAACCATGATCTGGTTATGAACCTGACCGGTATTTTCCGGCTTACCATCAAATTTGCCGGGGACAAGCCGGATTTTTACCGCCTGATGATGAGCCTCTTTTCCGCACCCCCGGAAACCGAAGCTTTTTCTGCGGGGAAGGAACTTCGGCGGAACCTGGCGGGGGCCCTGGAAGAACTTTTTAGCGCCGCTGCTAAGGATCACGGTAATATGAAGGGACGGCAGAAGATCTACGCGGAAACGTTTATGGGTCTGCTGGAAACCTTTTCGGTTCTCACCATTAATAACGAAATCAAGCTGACTGATCATCTCAGTTTCAGAATAGTTCACCAGTATATGCACGGAATTTTTTCATAG
- a CDS encoding alpha-amylase family glycosyl hydrolase, with amino-acid sequence MTDRVFYHIYPLGFCGAPERNDFSCSAGGGLLSITDQIPRLLDLGVNALYLGPVFESTAHGYDTLDYYHVDRRIGNNAALRLLVERFHEAGIAVVLDAVFNHTGRHFFAFKDLQARGSASAYRDWFANIDFSRPSPAGDSFSYEGWSGCYDLVKLNGHNREVRDHLLNAAEYWIREFDIDGLRLDAADLLLPDFLDELSARSKKLKPGFWLMGEVVAGDYTRWTGGGSSGVTPGTRLDSVTNYELYKSLWSSFNDKNFYELSWTLNRQFGPEGSFQRIPLYSFADNHDVNRIASVVKNKAHLFPLYGLLFTLPGIPSVYYGSEYGIPGERFPNSDSPLRPAWDSPAMRKALENAGADDLERSIAGFIRLRKNYAALRGGSFRELSKTHEQYTFMREDGDERILVVVNAAEERAAIHMPPEVLGNAGRGRWRDLLSGEEFTASGMGMDIPVHPSWIRILAEDLLLG; translated from the coding sequence ATGACGGACAGGGTTTTTTATCATATCTACCCTCTGGGCTTTTGCGGTGCGCCGGAACGGAACGATTTTTCCTGCTCCGCCGGAGGGGGACTGCTATCTATCACGGATCAGATTCCCCGGCTGCTGGATCTGGGGGTGAATGCCCTCTACCTGGGACCGGTCTTTGAATCCACCGCCCACGGGTATGATACCCTGGACTACTACCACGTGGACCGCAGGATCGGCAATAACGCTGCGCTGCGCCTCCTGGTCGAGCGCTTCCACGAGGCGGGGATCGCAGTAGTTCTGGATGCGGTGTTTAACCACACGGGGCGGCACTTCTTCGCCTTTAAGGATCTGCAAGCCCGGGGGAGCGCCTCGGCGTACCGGGACTGGTTTGCCAATATTGATTTCAGCCGCCCCAGTCCGGCGGGGGATTCCTTTAGCTATGAGGGGTGGAGTGGGTGTTACGACTTAGTAAAACTAAACGGCCATAACCGGGAGGTACGGGATCATCTTTTAAACGCAGCGGAATATTGGATTAGGGAATTCGATATTGACGGCCTCAGGCTGGACGCGGCGGATCTCCTGCTCCCGGACTTTTTGGATGAGCTTTCTGCGCGGAGCAAAAAGCTGAAGCCCGGTTTCTGGCTTATGGGCGAGGTGGTAGCCGGAGATTACACCCGGTGGACCGGCGGCGGCAGCAGCGGTGTTACGCCCGGAACCCGGCTCGACTCGGTGACCAACTACGAACTCTACAAGAGTCTCTGGTCCAGCTTTAACGATAAAAATTTCTACGAGCTTTCCTGGACCCTGAACCGCCAGTTCGGTCCCGAGGGCAGTTTCCAACGCATCCCGCTCTACAGTTTTGCTGATAACCACGATGTAAACCGCATTGCCAGCGTGGTTAAAAACAAGGCGCACCTCTTTCCCCTCTACGGTCTCCTCTTTACCCTGCCGGGGATACCCTCCGTTTATTACGGCAGCGAGTACGGCATACCCGGCGAGCGCTTCCCCAACAGCGACAGCCCCCTCCGGCCGGCCTGGGATTCACCGGCAATGCGAAAAGCCCTGGAAAACGCCGGGGCGGATGACCTGGAAAGAAGTATCGCCGGGTTTATCCGGCTCAGGAAAAACTACGCGGCCCTGCGGGGAGGTTCCTTTCGGGAACTGAGCAAGACCCACGAACAGTACACCTTTATGCGGGAAGACGGGGATGAGCGTATCCTTGTGGTGGTAAATGCGGCGGAGGAAAGGGCTGCCATCCATATGCCTCCGGAGGTATTGGGGAACGCCGGGCGCGGCCGGTGGCGGGATCTTTTGAGCGGGGAGGAATTTACCGCTTCGGGAATGGGCATGGATATTCCGGTCCATCCATCATGGATCCGGATTCTTGCGGAGGACCTTCTCCTGGGATGA
- a CDS encoding helix-turn-helix domain-containing protein, whose protein sequence is MDLNGLFVRNMKKWRKNRGISQKTLAERCKAAHTYIRQIESGSRTPSFAFIVKLAGALDIDAYLLFYDETAAKGKNPSHMEHLEAIKSEILAQVASGIDTVIDEAQK, encoded by the coding sequence ATGGATTTGAACGGTTTATTTGTTCGCAATATGAAAAAATGGCGTAAAAACCGGGGAATTTCTCAAAAAACGCTGGCGGAACGGTGCAAAGCGGCTCATACCTATATCCGACAGATCGAAAGTGGGAGCAGAACCCCCTCTTTTGCCTTTATTGTGAAGCTCGCCGGAGCCTTGGACATCGATGCCTACCTGCTTTTTTACGACGAAACGGCGGCAAAGGGCAAAAACCCCTCCCATATGGAGCATTTAGAGGCGATCAAGTCAGAAATTCTCGCTCAAGTGGCCTCTGGAATAGATACTGTTATCGACGAAGCACAAAAATAG